The DNA sequence CTTACCGAGCAGAAGAATCTCACGGTCCTTCAGAAGCTCTCAACATCCAAGAAGTTTGATGTGGAAAAATTTGTGATTATTGAAAAGCCCGACATGAGCTGGGCTGAGATCGGCGGTTTAGGAAAGGAGGCAGAGCAGATTAAAGAGGTGATAGAGCTGCCTCTCAAAAAGCCCGAGCTCTTCCGGAAGGTGGGCATATCTCCACCGAAAGGCATCCTGCTGCACGGCCCTCCCGGCACGGGGAAGACCCTGCTTGCCAAAGCAGTTGCTTCATCAACGCAAAGCACATTCATAGAAATTGTCGGTTCTGAGCTGGTCCAGAAGTTTATTGGAGAGGGAGCAAAGCTAGTCAAGGAGATATTTCAGCTTGCAAAGGAAAGGGCGCCCTCGATTATTTTCATCGACGAGATCGATGCTATCGCTGGCACCCGGATAGAGATAGGCACCTCAGGCGAGCGTGAGGTTCAGAGAACATTTATGCAGCTCCTCGCAGAGATTGACGGCTTCAAGCCGTTGGGGAATGTCAAGATCATTGGCTGCACAAACAGGAAGGACATCCTTGACCCAGCAATCCTGCGCCCGGGGAGGCTGGACAGGATGATTAAGATCCATCTTCCAAACAAAGATCAGAGGAGTGAGATATTCACTATTCACACGCAGCGTATGCAATTGTCAAATGATATTGACAGGGAAAAGATCCTAAGGCTCATGGAAGGGTTTTCTGGTGCTGAAATCAAGGCAGTGGCAACCGAAG is a window from the Candidatus Nanoarchaeia archaeon genome containing:
- a CDS encoding AAA family ATPase, with product MDSKDVLDSVIYNYATTLPQMEYENKLLKETANQLKLELERFKKPPLMVCEVVEVIGGQAVIRVPNGNLFLVGISKDAGTIQPGDSVLTEQKNLTVLQKLSTSKKFDVEKFVIIEKPDMSWAEIGGLGKEAEQIKEVIELPLKKPELFRKVGISPPKGILLHGPPGTGKTLLAKAVASSTQSTFIEIVGSELVQKFIGEGAKLVKEIFQLAKERAPSIIFIDEIDAIAGTRIEIGTSGEREVQRTFMQLLAEIDGFKPLGNVKIIGCTNRKDILDPAILRPGRLDRMIKIHLPNKDQRSEIFTIHTQRMQLSNDIDREKILRLMEGFSGAEIKAVATEAGYVAIRNNRTRITEDYFLEAIEKVRAEESEEFKHMFG